In Danio aesculapii chromosome 17, fDanAes4.1, whole genome shotgun sequence, the sequence TGACTGAAGCAGGAACTTTAAGCATTTCCAGTTTTGCATAGCTTTCTGGACCCACCATCCCCCTACTCCATTCCAGAAAGACCCACCATCCCCCGGCTACAGAGGCCCACTCTTCCAAGCCCAGCTGGGAGCTTCCTGCCTTGGAGGCAGCTTGGTTTTCTAAAGACCCCTGGATTGGTCTTCTAGGGCCTTCCATTTCCAAAACGGCTGCCACACATGAATCGGTCACTTATCTGGGGCAGCTTGGCTTCCTAAAGACCCTTGAATGGGACCTTCCAGGGCCTTATTCTGTGCCCAAAACGGCCACCACAATTGGCAGGAATCAGTAACTATTTCTGGGGCAGCTTGGTTTTATAAAGACCTCTAGATAGGACTTCTTAGGGcctttcttccatgcccaaacaGGCCGCCACAATTAGTGGAAAATCAGTCACTCTTTCTGGGCTTCGTTTCAGCTGCCAGGGGCCCATGGAAATAGACTTCCAGGGCTTTCACCCAAGCCCAGATTGGGAGCCGATCACTCAACCATTCTGGGGAGGGATGGGTTTGGATTAGgggtagaagttaataaaatacaatttaatgagtaatttgTTAAATGAAATAATTGATAGAGGTTTACAGCAGGTCCTCCTGCACTGCACTGCTTTCGCAACTTGTCACTACAGAAATCACTCATTTTGTTCATTTACaaattttactcattttaaaaaaagaactgcTGCATCCCAATTTATGTGCGTCAATATTTTGTGTACTCAATGTGTCagtgttttttaattcttcaacaTTTGCTCAGCATTCATGACTTAGTAAAAactgaactcttttttttttaacctttatttcagacctaattaaaGAGAATGAGAAGAGTGAAGAGGAGACACATGTCAAAGTGGAAAAAATACCTAATTTAGAGACTTGTGATATTGATTTTAAGAACATAAGAGGCAAGAATTGTTGCGTCTGCactgagtgtgggaagagtttcagtcagTCATTAAATCTTAAaagacacatgaagatccacactggagagaaacttttcaattgcactcagtgtgggaagagtttcagtcaattttcataccttaataaacacatgagggtTCACACCGAAGCGAAACCTTTCAcctgcacccagtgtgggaattGTTTCAGACAATTGTcataccttaataaacacatgagggtccacactggagagaaaccattcacctgcactcagtgtgggaagagtttcagacaatcATCATGTCTTAGTAagcacatgaggattcacactggagtgaaaccattcacctgcactcagtgtgggaggagttttagACAATCGTCGGCTCTTAATCTGCACAtgttgatccacactggagagagaaaacacaaatgtGACCAATGcggcaaaacatttttgagggCTCCAGAGCTGAAGGACCATCTTAGAATTCATACAAAGGAGAAATCTTATCCatgttctgagtgtggaaagagttttacagTGAAGTCAAATTTGAGACATCATCaaaagatccacactggtgtgagagagtatatgtgctttgaTTGTGAGAAGACTTTTGCCACAGCTCAAAATTTGAAActgcaccagaggattcacactggagagagaccgtacaagtgttcgAACTGTGACAAGAGATTCTGTCAGTTCGGAGGCCTGAAAATGCATCAATTgactcacaccggagagaaaccgtacaagtgttcacactgcgacaatcGATTTAGTCGGTTAGCAACCCTGAAATtgcatgagaggattcacactggagagaaaccttacaagtgttcacactgcaacaaaACATTCAGGGAGTTAGGAAACATGAagacacatgagaggattcacactggagagaaaccgtacacatgtGATCAGTGTCTGAAGAGTTTCACACATTTGTTACAGCTTAAGAGACACATAAAAATCCACAGTGGAGAAAAGCAGCAAACATGACgtcaatgcagcaaaacattttactGTGTGCTAAGGGTGTTTACTGTCTGAATATCAGGAAACTTTTTGGGGGAAACAATGACTCTAGAAAGATTAGAAAGATCTGCCATGGTGTTCCTCAGGTATCTAACTTGGGTTCTATACTGTTTAGTATCTACAGGTATTAGACAATGAAACTGcaatgcctggttttagaccacaatttTTTTAGTATGCTCTTGGGAATGGCAGAttcaagtcctgcacagtggtcaGAGGGACTTTGAGCTATTcctcttgcagaatagtggccaggtcactacttGACGGTGGTGGCGGAAAcagtttcctgactcgctcctccaaaacacaccAAAGTGGCTCAATTTGGATCTGGGGACtggcaggccatgggagatgttcaacttcccTTCTGTTTATATTAAACTACTTTGtaaccagtcttgctgtgtgtattagtGCAATATCAACTTGATGCATAGCACTTGATTGTTAATTTGATGAAGAAAGTGCAGTACTACAATAGGCTACACACCACATCATTGACATATTAGACTATACAGCAGCACAATGCCAGTGCTGTAAATATGGAGTTTACTTTGTGTTACTTCAGTTGTACTTGAATGTACTGTAAATTGCACTGCTGTTGAAATGTATTGTTCTGTAGTTGAACTGTTTCATTATATTTCAATTTTGCAGTTGAAATTAATTTTACTCCAGTTATCCTTATATCTACTGCTGTTctactgcagttttacttcagtttactgcagttattttttgtaaaggCGGGAGTGGGCTTTCATAGAAATCCATTCACACTCCAGCACAGGAGGTGGCGATATGCATCTAAACGTTGGTTTGCCACTCATCAATGAACCCAAAGAAGAGGAAAACGGTGCAGGCTGAGAGAAGTGAGGCGATCCAGTCCAGCTGTATTGTGTGTACGCGTCAGTATCCAATTGAGTGAGTTTGTTTTAAGTAGTAGTCTTTTTAATGTCCTTAAGTTGTACTCTTGTTAATTAAGTAGTTATTGGTTATTTGAATATTCGGTccgaaatcacatgtaagtatctcttggaaacaacattagcatttaaTTGTGAACATTGTTGTAGTTTGATAGTCACTGGATAGAGGTAAAATTGGTTtaatattcggatattcagacattctccttaataatataatttcataaaagtattctttgctaattctaaatagggaaatcatattaggaGTCAATGaccatcaaagtacaacattgttcatagtgaattagatagtgctattgttgtttagaagtcatacctacatgctaattctgattgaatattcaaagtaacatggtaaacaataaagagacttctaaatgaacgaatatgcgaatataaaaccaactttacctctgtaGTCACTGGCTGCTCTTAAATTTCACTGTTTAGAGTTAGCagagaatacttttctgaaatattattgaggggaaagtctgaatgtgtgaatattaaatcaactttacctcaatcaaaaTGTATTAGTGCGTCAGTTGTACTGTTTGTATGTTCTACCTTTTAATATAAGTTGTTTTGTTCAGATGCTTTGTGAAGTGCAAGCACAAGTGTGTGTTGATCAATAGTGTATGGTAAAATAGTTTGTTTAGATGGTAATGTGGAAATCCATTAGGCTATGTTATAGTGTTTCACTTTCAGTGATATAGAGCAAGTTGTTATTGTATTGTCAAATATTGTGTTTGTCTTAAAATTATATCTATTAGTcttcatatttttgtatttatctttgtACAGATCACACCTATTACAAAGGAAGGAACTGTTGATGGGTTTtgaggtaaagttgcttttatattcgcaTATGCGTTCATTGATGACTTGTGACATGCTTCCTACATTGTTTATCATGGTACATTGAATATTAGGCCTATTATATATTAGAATATTAAGAATATTATTAGTGAATCATAAAA encodes:
- the LOC130244719 gene encoding gastrula zinc finger protein XlCGF57.1-like codes for the protein MSDPEPCRIKQEETEEQIEPCRIKQEESEELKTDDLIKENEKSEEETHVKVEKIPNLETCDIDFKNIRGKNCCVCTECGKSFSQSLNLKRHMKIHTGEKLFNCTQCGKSFSQFSYLNKHMRVHTEAKPFTCTQCGNCFRQLSYLNKHMRVHTGEKPFTCTQCGKSFRQSSCLSKHMRIHTGVKPFTCTQCGRSFRQSSALNLHMLIHTGERKHKCDQCGKTFLRAPELKDHLRIHTKEKSYPCSECGKSFTVKSNLRHHQKIHTGVREYMCFDCEKTFATAQNLKLHQRIHTGERPYKCSNCDKRFCQFGGLKMHQLTHTGEKPYKCSHCDNRFSRLATLKLHERIHTGEKPYKCSHCNKTFRELGNMKTHERIHTGEKPYTCDQCLKSFTHLLQLKRHIKIHSGEKQQT